agaacaccagatatacgtggttcggtcaattgactttgacctacatccacggaagaaagaggagcaaattactactgtaaaagagggacaattacaaatgccttaggaagatgttcctaggccataaaacacccttagatactaaacaagaaaaaccaaactataagtccaaactatttaaatgagtatggacttaaaccaaagcaaacacttaggtttttcttgtggtgccacttatggtacctcctgtggtgcatctgacttcaaagctcaggcccttatttatagttccaagatgagacaataagtctgattttcccgatgtgagactatgagacttgccaaactaacaaggaACCGTAATCACACATCCATGTTCCACGGGAGAACTCAAATTACATGAGGCAATTATCACCTTCATGACCTCCTTTTATTTCTGTCATTGTGTTTACATGATATCAAGCTACTGTGTTGGCCATTGTAACCACACTGTGACATTTATGTTGAGATGAACGAAGCTTAGATTCCATGCTGCTGCTATACGTGACCCCAACCACATTGGAATCAAGGTCTAAAATGTGACCAAATGGAAGCCAAATCTGGATTCAATTGTCCTTCCGGTATCGCACCTCATTGACTACACCTCGTGGGTGTGGATTCTCTTGTCGGCAGCCCCATAGGGTTCAGGGTTTTCTCGAGCACAAGATTGAGCTGATCTTGGTCGTCCAAGCTGTTTGGGATCGAACACATGAGCTGCACTGTTAGGGTTCTTCTCGAAATCGAGGCCTTggatccttctcttcttcctcgtcaTGGAAGCACGCCATTTTACGTCAATCATGGAGAAAGATGTCGTCTTCCAAAGACAGCAGTCACTGAATCGGTCCGGGGACGGTTGATACAGTCCCCCATTAAGTGGAGCGAGCTCTctctgttgggctgatggcccatattcagcccatgtgggctttatcagcccacagctcacaccccctcttaacctaaccctaattaagattaggggggtgtggtggctgcgttttagaggcagattaaagctataaaaaggcagcaacgaggcagatttttggagcgacgagattccaaagagaagaaggagaacaaggcagaagaggaagagaaagaaagggaagaagacaaggacaacgcagagagactgttcacaatcatctagcagtattctcatctcaggttagatcaaatctacagtaggctcttgctgtgattacttgggaggttttagatattgtgggcagtaacgtgatccttgtatcccagttattctcttgtggttgttgcttgggttttgggcaagagattgagatttgtaaattcattattctcatagtggattatctctagtttgccccgtggtttttacccttcacattgaaggggttttccacgtatatcttggtgttctgtttgattgtgtttccattttattccgctgcgtattttggtcttctagtatttgttcctatacaaaggttattcctgtttatatccccatcaactggtatcagagcggggttttggtgatttaatttttgtatttgaacatggaggccagtaatatttctcgcatgattagtttgaatggaaataattagatgatatggaaaccaagaatggaagatctcttgtattgcaaagatttgtatggacctttgcaaggggatagtgcaaaacctacaactatgatagatgatgagtggaagaggttagatcgaaaaacaattggatttattagacagtggcttgatgatagtgtatttcaccatgtttctactgaaatttctgcatattctctttggaaaaaattggaaagtctctatgaaagaaaaacagctggcaacaaagcttttttgatcagaaaacttgtgaacctaaaatatagagagggtgcttctattgctgagcatttaaatgaaatgcagagtattactaaccagttatcctctatgagaatgtctcttgatgatgagttgcaggcattgttacttctcagttcattaccagaaagttgggagacactggtggtttcccttagtaattctgcgccagatggtattgtcactatgagtcaagtaacaagcagtttgttgaatgaggagttgagaagaaagagttcggcaacatctcagaatgattcataagcacttatctcagagaacagaggaaggtcaaagtctagaagcagttcacgtatgggtaggagcaagtcaagatcaagaaaagatattgtttgctataactgtggtgagaaaggacattacaagaaccaatgtaagcaacataagaagaacaagaaaaagggaaaagaagtggagtctacagagtcaaaggataatactacagctacagtgcagggtggtgattatttgattttatctccttctgatgatattttttcttgtgtgtgtcaggatcttgagtgggtgattgacacaggtgcttcttatcatgctacaccacggagggagttttttgctacatacaggtctggaaactttggtgttgtcaagatgggcaactatggcacagcagacatcattggcatgggtgatatccatttaaagaccaaccttggctgcaagttggtacttaaggatgtgagacatgtggttgacttgaggctgaatttaatttcagttggaagactagatgatgaagactatgaaagcatatttcacagagggcaatggaaactcagtaagggttctcttgttatagctaatggaaagaaatgtcatactttgtacaggttgcaggctaaagcttatggtgagcagttaaatgctacagagaaagacttcagtatggagttgtggcataggcgattgggacacatgagcgagaaggggctgcaagctctttccaagagagaggtattaccagatctcagaggtatacatctgaacccttgtattgattgtttggctggtaaacaacatagagtttcatttgctagtgctgctttgtctagaaaaatgcatgccttagaccgtgtttatacagatgtatgtggtcctttgaggacaaaaactcctggtggatctgttgatgttcttggtataagtggtgcactttattttgtcacttttatagatgatttttccaggaaagtttgggcttatgctttgaagaccaaagatcaggttattaatgtctttaaagagtttcatgccagggttgaaagggagacagaaaggaaattgaaatgcataagatcagataatggtggtgagtatacaggattgtttaatgactattgcaggtcacatggaatccaacatgagatgacagttcctggtacacctcagcataatgcaattgcagagaggatgaaccgcaccatcatggaaaagattagatgtatgctttcacaggccaagctacccaaaaggttttgggatgaggctttgaggactgcagttgatgtgatcaacttatcaccatatacagccctagatggtgatgttgcagagcatgtatggtcagggaaagatgtttcctacaggcatttgaaagtgtttggttgtcgtgcatttgcacatgttccagataatgagaggtccaagctggatggtaagtctaaagaatgtatttttcttggttactcacatgatcagtttggttacaggctttgggatccagaaaagcagaaggtgttcaggagcagagatgtgatcttctttgaggatcaaacctttgaggatttgaagaagaaggcaccagccaagacttctgcagaaggattagcagattgtgacccagttactcctccagtatatcagggtgatgggggagatatgcaggaagatggtgtagaacctgatattgatctacctgtaggacatgttgagcaagaagaagtaggagagcaagttcccgcagaacctcaattgagaagatcttctagacaacgtcaaccttccagaagatactctacagatgagtatgtgatgcttactgatgcaggtgaaccagagagttaccaggaagcagttgagagtgagcagaaagagaagtggttagttgctatgcaggaagagatggatgctcttcagaagaaccacacttatgatttggtgctgctaccaaatggaatgaaggccttgaagaacaagtgggtttttaggttgaagactcaagaatattgttctcaaccaaagtacaaagctagattggttgtgaaaggctttggtcaaaagaaaggtattgactttgaagagatattttctcctgttgttaaaatgtcttctattcgtgttgctcttggtattgctgctagccaggacttggaggttgagcagttagatatgaagacagctttccttcatggtgatttggaggaggaaatttatatggagcaaccagaaggcttcaaagtcaaaggtaaagataattttgtctgcaagttgaagaagagcttgtatgggctaaagcaagctccaagacagtggtacagaaagtttgattcatttatgacagaaaatggatacaaaagaacggcttcagatcattgtgtgtacatcaaatggtttggtgaggattttattattctcttactttatgttgatgacatgcttattcttcggaaagatatgtctaaaattgacaggttgaagaaggaaatgagtgagtcttttgcaatgaaggacatggggccaacaaagcaaatactaggcatgcagatttctcgtgacaggaaaaacaagaagatttggttgtcacaggagaaatacatcgagaaggtattggaaagatttagtatgagcaatgctaagccagttggttctcctcttgcaggtcacttcaagttgtgctcagaacagagtccgtcaagtgatgaggagaaggagaaaatgcaaaaggttccttatgcttcagcagttggaagtttaatgtatgcaatggtatgtacgaggccggacatcgcatatgcagtgggtgttactagcagatttcttgcaaatccaggcaaagagcactgggcagcagtgaagtggatttttagatatctcagagggagctctaagatttgtttaagctttggaggtggaccacctgcgttaacaggttacacagatgcagatatggtaagagatatagatacgaggaagtctacttcaggttatgtacttacttttgcagggggagctgtgtcatggcaatccaggttacaaaggtgtattgctctctccaccacagaagcagaatatattgctgctacagaggtatgcaaagaaatgttatggatgaaagaattcttacaagaattggggctgaaacaggaaaattatgtggtgcattgtgacagccagagtgccatccatttgtgtaagaacccaatgtttcattccaagtcaaagcatatagatgtcagataccactggattcgaaatgtatttgaagagaagcagttgcagcttcagaaaattcatacagatgacaacggagtagacatgttgacgaagaccttaacaaaagaaagacaggagatatgccgacagttggtcggtatggcttcacattgaggagtcatgggacagcctcccttatgggctgaagggggaggttgttgggctgatggcccatattcagcccatgtgggctttatcagcccacagctcacaccccctcttaacctaaccctaattaagattagggggtgtggtggctgcgttttagaggcagattaaagctataaaaaggcagcaacgaggcagatctttggagcgacgagattccaaagagaagaaggagaacaaggcagaagaggaagagaaagaaagggaagaagacaaggacaacgcagagagactgttcacaatcatctagcagtgttctcatctcaggttagatcaaatctacagtaggctcttgctgtgattacttgggaggttttagatattgtgggcagtaacgtgatccttgtatcccagttattctcttgtggttgttgcttgggttttgggcaagagattgagatttataaattcattattctcatagtggattatctctagtttgccccgtggtttttacccttcacattgaaggggttttccacgtatatcttgatgttctgtttgattgtgtttctattttattccgctgcgtattttggtcttctagtatttgttcctatacaaaggttattcctgtttatatccccatcactctCCACTCTCCTTTGGTTCTTCCACCACGCTGTCTCTTCTATAAAAACCCTGGCTAATCTTCTTCTTGTCATCGTCCACCGAGTGTGTTAGTTCTTGGTGTTCGTGCTGGTTGACTCCATGGATCGCTTCCGTTCTCTTCTTACATTGTTCTTAGTGAGTGGAGCGAGCTTTAGACGTCCTCTGTTCTCGATTTATTTTGCCTTATAAGTTTCTTTCTCTAGATCTTCTTCTGTGTTCTGTTCCGTTTCAGCTTGCTGTAGTCGGTCATGCAGCGTTGCCTCCTCGGCTGGTCGACTGGAACTCGGTCGTCCCCAACACTCCCATGCCGAGCGCCATCAGTGATCTTATAAACCCTGGtctctctttgtttcttctctgTTGTCGTTCCTCTCTCTTCTTGGATGCTAACAAGCAATGAAATGCTTGGTCTTATGTTTGCAGATGTCACTGATGAGCAGAAGTCAGGTACCAATGTGAGCGTCGGCATGGGAGGCGTGAACGTGAGCTCCAAGGGGGATAGTGGCGGCGCCACCGTCAAAGTCGGTGAGGGCGGCGTCCATGTGGGCACCTGGAAGCCCGGTGGCGGAACCACCTTTGATGTCGGGGAAGAAGGTGTGAACGTGAACACCAGCCACAAGGGGGGAGGGCGGCCCGTTGTTGTCAGGGTGCCTTTCAGCAGTGGCTTGTCCTTCTCATATGCTGCCGCCGAGAGACATATCCATGATGACCCCAGCGTCGCCCTCTTCTACCTGGAGAAGGGCTTTAAGTCTGGCTCCAAGTCGAGCGTACAATTCAAGAAGACCACCACCGGCGCAGCTTTTCATCCGCGAAAAGAAGCAGAGTCCATACCCTTCTCGTCGGCGAAGCTCCCGGAGATTCTTAACTACTACGGCGTCAATCCTGGTTCAGCAGAAGCACtggtgatggagaagacggttcaAGAGTGCGAGAACCTGGCAGCGAGGGGGGGAGGCGCAGTTCTGCGCCACCTCGCTCGAGTCCATGGTGGAGTTCAGCATGTCGAGCCTGGGGACACGCGACGTCACGGCGGTGTCGACCGCCGTCGGCAAGGCGGGCTCGACGCTGCGGCTGTACACGATCACGGAAGGAAGCCAAGGCCCGGCTACAGACCGGTGGCGTGCCACCAGGTAGCATACAAGTACGCGGTATTCTACTGCCACACGACGGCGACGAGCAAGGCGTACAGGGTGGGCCTAGTGGGGGCAGACAGCGCAGTTGGCGGAGGCTGTGGCGGTGTGCCACACCGACACCAAGGCGTGGAACCCCAACCACGTCGGCTTGAAGGTGCTCGAGGTGAAGCTCGGCTAGGTGCCGGTGTGCCACTTCCTGCCGGAGAACCACGTCGTGTGGAGCCGCAGCACTTGAAGTAGCTCATCCACACCCTGCTGTGTTCAATAATGGAGAAAATCATAGTCTCTATCTGtgtgtttgagagagagagagagagagagagaggcagctatTTGCTTCTCGTGTTGCACACGTAAATGCATCTTCGTTatgtaacaacaacaataataatagcaGCATTTGGAGCTCTACGTTTGTAGGAAAGATTACATATTTTGCTCTCTCAATACAATTGCAAGAGgtcaagaaggaaagaaagatatCTGATCTCCAAATGGATCTTTGATAGTAATAGCTAGTTGACATAAGGACAGCGAAAGCCATGGGTACCTTACTGTTACTACATGTGTAGTGTGGGACTTCTCGACCTTTCCATCTAAAGACGAGAAGTGGGCGGGGCACTTTTGATGGATAAACCTATGGATGGGATAAAGGCAGTATCACATCAAGGTGTGGAAGGACGAGAGGGAACGGCATGGACGGATGAATGAGTTGCAACTGGCCTTTTGCTTCTCCTACGTTCTTGTTATTTTGGATCAATGGTGACTCACGTTGGGAATTAGCCGAGCTTTCGTCCCTCTGTCAGAGATCACATCGACGACAGGGAGTGATGGGAACAGCAGCTTGTTGTGACATCCACGTTGAGACCTCCATGGCCGCCGTCTCACGCATGTATCCATCTCCATCTGCTGCGTAGGAAGAGCTACCAAACGGCggccggagagagagagagagagatcagttcTGGCTTACTGTGAAAGCGAATAGGTGTATGTGGACCGGAAAAATACTGTGAGTGGATCAAAACAGTTGACCACGGATACAAGTAGATAAGCTTAGGAATAAGAAAAGAGGAAGGGATTGCGGATGGATTGGATTGTTCGTAAGATTTTTCTGAGGGTGATGTCAACTTGTCATTGTGAACGGATTCCACACACACACGTTAAGATttttggcctctctctctctctctctctcctttgacTTGTGTTAGTAAAGTCAAGTTGGCAGAGCCCACAACCGGTGGTGGGCTTGGCATCACCGGATTCTGGAGATCCGTCGCCACTTCCCCCTATTCTTATCACCACCACGCGTCTGTgacctccaccaccaccaaatCTAGTATAAATTCCGCCAGATCTTGGCCTCTCTTTATATCCGAAACCCACATCACTCGGCAGCCAAGTCAACGCcgcccgcctctctctctctctctctcgctctctctccttCTTTTCCATGGGCGACGATAACTGGGATCTTTACGCGGTGGTGAGAGGATGCTCCGCCGGCACTGCGGTGGACGTGGACGATCCCTTGTTTTCTCCCTTTCCTCCTTCCCTGTTGCAGGAGAGGGACGTCGGCGGCGAGAAGGGGAGGGCTTTTGGCTTCCCCGAGCTCGTGGGGACGTCGAGTTATCCGTACGGACTCCACGAGCTCTGCAAGCCTTTCTATGCCATGGAACTCCATCAAGAACCGCCTCTGATTCCTGCAGTCGGTGATCCCCGGCAATCTCAGCGGCAGAGCAGGCAGCCCCAGCGTCCGGTCTCCCAAGCTCTCCGTTCTGCGAGAAGGTACATCCTCTGCTCTCCTTTTCTTGCCTCGTTCCTTCTGATTCGAACACTAGAGGAGAAGGATTGCTGATACGTGGAAACGTTGGACCTGCAGGAAGAATCAGCAGAAGAAGGTAGTATGCCAAGTGGCTGCTCATGGCGTCCGATCCGACCTGTGGGCGTGGCGGAAGTACAGGCAGAAACCCATCAAAGGCTCCCCTTATCCACGGTAAAGCTGCAAAGGCCGTTCTTTTCCTTCGATTTCTGCTTCCAGGTTGTGATCTTAGGATGACGGTGTTGACATTTTGAGCGGGAAGCAGTTCATATTACAGGTGCAGCACCTCCAAAGGCTGCCAAGCACGGAAGCAGGTGGAGCAGAGCAGAGCCGACCCGGGGATGCTGCTCATCACCTACACGGCGGAGCACAACCACCCCATGCCCACCATCCGAAACTCGCTCGCAGGGAGCACCCGACCGAAGCTCCCCCCGCCTACCTCCGCCGACGGCGATAACCGTGACCAGCTGCTGCCGCCGAGCCCACTGTCGTCTCCCCTCGCCGACTCCGTGGAGGACGAGCTTCTCCTTAGGCGGCCGCCAAGGCAAGGTGAGGAagccgaggaagaagaggaggaggatactCTGTTCTTGGGCATGGATACGGTGGCCGTCAGCTCCGGATACTTAGGCGAGAAAAGCGGCTTCGAGGACCAGTTCTGGCGTTCGCCATGGCCGGCCAGCTTCAACGCAGCGGCGGCAGACATGGCGATCTAATGGTGGAACACCTATCACGAAATTTTGATTCTGCTCCGCTGTCTGTGTCTGTGTTTCGTCTTCCTCGTTTCTCATCTGACCGAGAGGACAAGCATACTTCTGCTGGCTCTGTAATCTCCGTTTCTTCTCACACCACTGCCCAAGTGAGATTTTTAGCTACAATGTTCAGGTCATTCAAACAAGCAACAAGAAAATGAGATAATGATCATAAACACAAGACAATATATTTACGTGTAAACTAAAAACAAGTATCATGAATAAGATCAAATAAATTCTTTCACTAACCACTAAAAACAGAGCCTCAAACGCCCACATCATTTTTCCAAGCCAACTAAATGTATAATGTGATTGTAGAAAGTTAGAGTAAAGTTGGGAAGAACTTGGTTTTGGCAGTCCTCTGTATCTCATCACAACACATTCAAAAGGGGGAGAATGGACTACAAGTAACTAGGAGAAATTGTTATGTAGATTGGGTTCATTAGAACTATCAAAGCTTAAAAATTTCCATTACTTTTTTGACATGGTAATTGACTACTACCTTATCAAAGCTAGGGTGAATCAAAAAACTCAATCAAACTGAGATTAAATCGATCTAATTCAGTTcatcaataatttaattttaaaactaTAAAATAGTTCTAATTCGTATGTACTTTTTTGACATGGAGTTTGTAATTTCAGTTCAATAATTTACCAAAGTAATTAGATTGAGATTTAATACTAAAGTTAATCATTATGATGCTGctaaattctttctctctcattctGAATGAACAAAAGCAGATGAAGGGAGATTAAGAGAGGAAGTGAGGATTGATGGTCTGAAAGGACCCTTCATCGTCTTCTTGGAATACATTCACCGGCAGAAGCAGCTTCTTGGAATACATCATCGGCAACATTGTTTAGCAGATCATATCGAGTGTTTAACACGCATTTC
Above is a genomic segment from Musa acuminata AAA Group cultivar baxijiao chromosome BXJ3-4, Cavendish_Baxijiao_AAA, whole genome shotgun sequence containing:
- the LOC135635331 gene encoding WRKY transcription factor 22-like isoform X1, translated to MGDDNWDLYAVVRGCSAGTAVDVDDPLFSPFPPSLLQERDVGGEKGRAFGFPELVGTSSYPYGLHELCKPFYAMELHQEPPLIPAVGDPRQSQRQSRQPQRPVSQALRSARRKNQQKKVVCQVAAHGVRSDLWAWRKYRQKPIKGSPYPRSYYRCSTSKGCQARKQVEQSRADPGMLLITYTAEHNHPMPTIRNSLAGSTRPKLPPPTSADGDNRDQLLPPSPLSSPLADSVEDELLLRRPPRQGEEAEEEEEEDTLFLGMDTVAVSSGYLGEKSGFEDQFWRSPWPASFNAAAADMAI
- the LOC135635331 gene encoding WRKY transcription factor 22-like isoform X2, with protein sequence MGDDNWDLYAVVRGCSAGTAVDVDDPLFSPFPPSLLQERDVGGEKGRAFGFPELVGTSSYPYGLHELCKPFYAMELHQEPPLIPAVGDPRQSQRQSRQPQRPVSQALRSARRKNQQKKVVCQVAAHGVRSDLWAWRKYRQKPIKGSPYPRCSTSKGCQARKQVEQSRADPGMLLITYTAEHNHPMPTIRNSLAGSTRPKLPPPTSADGDNRDQLLPPSPLSSPLADSVEDELLLRRPPRQGEEAEEEEEEDTLFLGMDTVAVSSGYLGEKSGFEDQFWRSPWPASFNAAAADMAI